The genomic window TATAACCAGCGTCCTCTCCATCTTATACCTCCTTTATTCTCCTTCAAAGGATTGTAGCTCCTCCATAAGAGATTTAACTTGGTGCATAATTGCACCTAAAAGGTTTTCCACGGGAGAGTTCCAATAGGCTTCATTAAAGACTATCTCTTTTTGCGGACCCTCCTCATCTCCTTCAAGATAAGTAATCACAACGGTAGGATACTCCACAGAATCCTTATCTGGCAGTAGCAGTTCCACATCCACCTCTGGTGGTATAGCCATGGACTTTAGTTTTCTTGATAACTCTTCAAACTTTTCCTTTGGATACTCCATATTAGCCTCTCAGAATGCCCTCAAGCCCTCTTCTTACAGAAGCATCAAGCACAAAGCTGGAAGTCTTCAAAAGAAAGCCACCTATAAGCTCTGGGTCTTCTACAACTTCAAACTCGTAATCCCTACCTGTATAGTCTCTTATTACCTTTTTTATCCTTTCAAGCTCTTGATCTTCTACCCTTCTTGCGAGAACAAGCAACGCCTTGCTAAGCCTTAGGAGTTTTTCCACCTCGTAGTCGTAAACCCTTTTTACCTCACCAAGGGAGGGAATGGCGTTTATGTCCAGTATGTATTCAAGCACTTCATCCAAGCCCTGCCCTATGCCAAACCTTTCTCTAAGACCTTTCAAAAAGGCGAGCTTTTTCTCTTTGGGTATTGTAGGGTTTAGCACAAAGCCCCTAAAATCCTTTTCTGACTTGTAGAGTCTGTATAGAATTTCCAAAAGCTGTGATACCTTTATGAGTTCTTGTCTCTCCTTCTGCGTCTTTTCCAAAAGCAGTTTTGCCACCTTTCTTATTATCTCGGGCCGTGCCTTCATCTTTTCGCCTCCAGATTTTTGAGGGACTTCTCTATGTATGCGGTCTGCACCTTTTCGTCCTTAAACCTTTCCTTTAGAACCTCCACAGAGAGCTGATAAGCCCTCTCCGCACCGTAGCGAAGTAGCTCTTCCTTTGCCTTCTTTAGCTCTATGTCTATCACTTCCTTTGCCTTCTCCCTTATCCTACCAGCGGTTTCTTGTGCTTTTCTTTGCTCTTCTTCCTTTATTGTCTGTGCGGTCTGCTGGGAAATTTTAAGCTGTTCTTCATATCTTCTCTGTGCATCCTGAAGGCTTTCCTTAGCTCTTTTTAGCTCTTTTTGAGCTTCTGAAAGCTCCTCTTCAGAGCCTATGAGCTTTTCCGTCAAACCATGAAAGTATCTATTGAAGGCTTCTGAGATAGGTTTTTTCCCAAAGTAGTAGACTATACCAAGAAAAGCCAAGATGTTAAGACCCTTCCATATAAGCTCAAGGATGTGGTGTCCTTCGCTCATGCTGCCTCCTCCAAGACTTTGCTTGTTATTAGCTCTGCTATTTCCCTTACCCTTTCATCAAGTTTGCTCTTTTCTTCCTCAAGGCTTTTTCTTATCTCTTCTACCGCTTTGGCTATTTCCTCTTGGGTTTCTTGCTCCACCTTTGAGAGTATCTCTGCCCTTAGCTTTTCCGCCTCTTTTCTTGCCTGCTCCAGTATCTGGTTTGATTCCCTTCTTCCCTTTTCTAAGATGCTTTGAGCTTCTTGGATATACCGCTGAGCTTCTTCCCTAAGTTTTATTGCCTCTTGTGTGTTTTCTTCAACGAGCCTTTCCCTTTCCTCTATTACCTGAGAGTAAGGCTTTACAAGAATGCTCCTTATTATGGCAGTAAACACAAGGAAAAGAATTGCCTGAATAAAGAGGGTTATGTTAGGATACATAGCTTGTTGTATATCCATTTTAGCCTCCTACGAAGTTATTATATCACAGCTCAAGCCTTTTGGACTATATTTAATGAACTATGAAACTGCCAGTGGTAATAGAAAGGGATGAGGATGGCTTTTATGTGGTAGAGTGTCCACTGCTTAGGGGATGCTACACACAAGGTAGAACTTTGGAAGAGGCACTTGAAAGACTTAAGGAGGTCATAAACTTGTGCCTTGAGGAGGCAGAAAATCTTGAGATAGCCAAGGATTACAACCCAGAAGAGTTAATTTTCAGTGTAATGGAAAGTGGGTAGGCTAACTCCGCTCCCTGCGTGGAAGGTTATAAAGTGTTTTGAAAAACTTGGCTATGAGGTTATCAGGCAAAGGGGAAGCCATGTGAGGCTACATCACAAATATAGAAACCCATTGACTATCCTTTATCACGATGAAATAGGGGTAGGGCTACTAAGAAAGTTGATAAGAGACGCTGGCATAACAGTAGAACACTTCATGAAGATTCTTGAAGAGTATCCCTTAGCCTAGACAAATATCCCTTTTGTGGACATTTATCCACACCTCGGGTTTAGGGACTGACTGAAAGTATGGATTTCTCTCAATCAATCCCAGTGCCTTACTCCAAAGACACTTAAACCGCTCACTAAACAAGTTCTTTATAAAAACCTCCACTTGCTTAGCGAGGGCTTGCTCCATACGACGTAAATGCAAGCTCCACTTAGCACGGCTAAGCAG from Hydrogenobacter sp. T-8 includes these protein-coding regions:
- a CDS encoding F0F1 ATP synthase subunit delta, which translates into the protein MKARPEIIRKVAKLLLEKTQKERQELIKVSQLLEILYRLYKSEKDFRGFVLNPTIPKEKKLAFLKGLRERFGIGQGLDEVLEYILDINAIPSLGEVKRVYDYEVEKLLRLSKALLVLARRVEDQELERIKKVIRDYTGRDYEFEVVEDPELIGGFLLKTSSFVLDASVRRGLEGILRG
- a CDS encoding F0F1 ATP synthase subunit B family protein — protein: MSEGHHILELIWKGLNILAFLGIVYYFGKKPISEAFNRYFHGLTEKLIGSEEELSEAQKELKRAKESLQDAQRRYEEQLKISQQTAQTIKEEEQRKAQETAGRIREKAKEVIDIELKKAKEELLRYGAERAYQLSVEVLKERFKDEKVQTAYIEKSLKNLEAKR
- a CDS encoding ATP synthase F0 subunit B; its protein translation is MDIQQAMYPNITLFIQAILFLVFTAIIRSILVKPYSQVIEERERLVEENTQEAIKLREEAQRYIQEAQSILEKGRRESNQILEQARKEAEKLRAEILSKVEQETQEEIAKAVEEIRKSLEEEKSKLDERVREIAELITSKVLEEAA
- a CDS encoding type II toxin-antitoxin system HicB family antitoxin, encoding MKLPVVIERDEDGFYVVECPLLRGCYTQGRTLEEALERLKEVINLCLEEAENLEIAKDYNPEELIFSVMESG
- a CDS encoding type II toxin-antitoxin system HicA family toxin produces the protein MGRLTPLPAWKVIKCFEKLGYEVIRQRGSHVRLHHKYRNPLTILYHDEIGVGLLRKLIRDAGITVEHFMKILEEYPLA